In a single window of the Methanobrevibacter olleyae genome:
- a CDS encoding TOBE domain-containing protein: protein MFSKGRFESSAKNQIRGIVTEIDKKGPVVEISTDVNGTLFKGMLTKSSFENLDIEIGKETYLIFKSLNVRVLDSYTIHKEN from the coding sequence ATCTTCTCAAAGGGACGATTTGAATCCTCTGCAAAAAACCAAATTAGAGGAATAGTTACTGAAATTGATAAAAAAGGCCCCGTTGTAGAGATAAGCACAGATGTTAATGGTACTTTATTTAAAGGAATGCTTACAAAAAGTTCATTTGAAAACTTAGATATAGAAATAGGTAAAGAAACTTATTTAATATTTAAATCACTGAATGTAAGAGTTTTAGATAGTTATACTATTCATAAAGAAAATTAA
- a CDS encoding DUF2097 domain-containing protein, which translates to MVDKELTMTSDEVLDYIKNNFEEYDKVEIAYNRVSAEGEVLGVDLSDYRGKPSCRVMIALDGEIISDTIEVDFEEYKEDIIELHHYPKDESKESVYIEVI; encoded by the coding sequence ATGGTTGATAAAGAACTAACAATGACTTCTGATGAAGTTCTTGATTATATTAAAAATAATTTCGAAGAATACGATAAAGTTGAAATTGCATATAACCGTGTTTCTGCAGAAGGAGAAGTTTTAGGTGTAGATCTTTCTGATTATAGAGGAAAACCAAGTTGTAGAGTGATGATTGCTTTAGATGGTGAAATTATTTCTGATACCATTGAAGTTGACTTTGAAGAGTATAAAGAAGATATTATTGAATTACACCATTATCCTAAAGATGAATCTAAGGAATCTGTTTATATTGAAGTAATTTAA
- a CDS encoding DUF2097 domain-containing protein gives MVNEILMDPDDIIEYVRNEVKVDDIFELSYNRVFAPGTVLGITPEDEETGEGLILSLQLNGELLNQAVDIDLHAVKDEIIEARHLPGGDEDKLVIIEATL, from the coding sequence ATGGTCAATGAGATACTGATGGATCCGGATGATATTATAGAATATGTAAGAAATGAAGTAAAAGTTGATGATATTTTTGAATTATCATACAATCGTGTTTTTGCTCCAGGTACTGTACTTGGAATCACTCCTGAAGATGAGGAAACTGGTGAAGGTTTAATTCTTTCCCTTCAACTTAATGGTGAATTATTAAATCAGGCTGTAGATATTGATTTACATGCTGTTAAAGATGAAATCATTGAAGCACGCCATTTGCCTGGTGGAGATGAAGATAAACTCGTTATCATTGAAGCTACTTTGTAG
- a CDS encoding formylmethanofuran dehydrogenase subunit C, translated as MKTITFNQKKTSSIALEFDELITDNIYTWTEEDFAAYKVPVGNSRFPITDYFDITVEGEAESPAEVKMILNGDCNRVKYIGCKMSAGEVVVNGDADLHVAAQMSGGVVTVYGNVAAHAGREMTGGKLEILGNTKEFCGASYIGEWRGMSGGEIIIHGDAGKQCGECLVGGKIHVLGDCDILAGIHMTKGTLEIDGNVNRWPGGQMKNGNIVIHGKVGRLLEGFVEQGIVTDPELDGVTYPGRYIEYKGDIALNGKGTLIIDAEKNRDRLSTWIEEDDEYNAIREYRAQ; from the coding sequence ATGAAAACTATAACTTTTAATCAAAAGAAAACTTCTTCAATTGCTTTAGAATTTGATGAGTTAATCACTGATAACATTTACACTTGGACTGAAGAAGACTTTGCAGCATACAAAGTTCCTGTAGGAAACTCCAGATTCCCAATCACTGATTACTTCGATATCACTGTTGAAGGAGAAGCAGAATCTCCAGCTGAAGTCAAAATGATTTTAAACGGAGATTGTAACAGAGTAAAATACATCGGTTGTAAAATGAGTGCTGGTGAAGTAGTTGTTAATGGTGATGCAGACCTTCACGTTGCTGCACAAATGTCTGGTGGAGTAGTTACTGTATATGGTAATGTAGCAGCTCATGCTGGCCGTGAAATGACTGGTGGTAAACTTGAAATTCTAGGTAACACCAAAGAATTCTGTGGTGCATCATATATTGGTGAATGGAGAGGTATGTCTGGTGGAGAAATTATTATCCACGGAGATGCTGGAAAACAATGTGGTGAATGTTTAGTCGGCGGTAAAATTCACGTTTTAGGTGACTGTGATATTCTCGCAGGTATTCACATGACCAAAGGTACCCTTGAAATTGATGGTAATGTAAACCGTTGGCCAGGTGGACAAATGAAAAACGGTAATATAGTTATTCATGGAAAAGTTGGAAGATTACTTGAAGGTTTCGTAGAACAAGGAATTGTAACTGATCCTGAATTAGATGGTGTTACTTATCCTGGTAGATACATTGAGTACAAAGGCGATATTGCATTGAATGGTAAAGGTACTTTAATCATTGATGCTGAGAAAAACAGAGATAGATTATCTACTTGGATTGAAGAAGACGACGAATATAATGCAATTAGAGAATATAGAGCTCAATAA
- a CDS encoding formylmethanofuran dehydrogenase subunit A — MEYILKNGIVYDPANEVNGEKMDVCFKDGKIVESVSDDAKVLDVTDKIVMPAGVDPHAHVAGPKLVVGRLYRPEDERKGVAQKTKVTRPEAGFSIPSSPTTGYRYSRMGYGTVCEAAMPPLEAKHTHEEINTTPNIDINPLPLFGNNWFVMEYARENRIDDLAAFIAAFLRVSKGYGVKIVNPCGSEAWGWGMNVHGYDDKAPYFDVTSREVVRALAKANEKLGLPHSIHIHPNDLGHPGNVPTTISTLDSVKDIAKSTNKAASLRDQTIHCTHLQFHSYTGNSWKDAASGAEEVADFINKNKYVTCDVGQVTFDETTTMTADAPMEYDLFKISGLKWANKDIECETAAGIIPCIYSPKTPVSTLQWAIGLELFLNIENPWQVCLTTDHPNAGPFIRYPKIISWLMSAPKRMEMIDNGEVHKWASKRTGLAGLEREYDFYDVATISRAAPARIHGFTDRGALTPGYNADIAVYDINPNDFDPSRNPEAVESAFSNAYYTIKDGQIVVKDGNVVSTKQSHTIWTNVIGYEEEEKQIIDSIMPFFTQYYSVKWENYQVHDHYVPNPTRVDVEAK; from the coding sequence ATGGAATATATACTTAAAAATGGTATCGTTTACGACCCTGCTAATGAAGTAAACGGAGAAAAAATGGATGTATGTTTCAAAGATGGTAAAATCGTTGAATCTGTATCCGATGATGCTAAAGTATTAGATGTTACTGATAAAATAGTAATGCCTGCTGGTGTAGACCCTCACGCTCACGTTGCAGGACCAAAATTGGTTGTAGGTAGATTATACAGACCAGAAGATGAAAGAAAAGGAGTAGCTCAAAAAACTAAAGTAACCAGACCTGAAGCTGGTTTTTCTATCCCAAGTTCTCCTACCACTGGATACAGATACTCAAGAATGGGATATGGTACTGTCTGTGAAGCAGCTATGCCTCCTTTAGAAGCAAAACACACACACGAAGAAATTAACACTACTCCTAACATTGATATTAACCCATTACCATTATTTGGTAACAACTGGTTTGTAATGGAATATGCTAGAGAAAATAGAATTGATGATTTGGCAGCATTCATTGCAGCATTCTTAAGAGTATCTAAAGGATACGGTGTAAAAATCGTAAACCCATGTGGTTCAGAAGCATGGGGATGGGGTATGAACGTACATGGATACGATGACAAAGCACCTTACTTTGACGTAACCTCTAGAGAAGTTGTAAGAGCTTTAGCAAAAGCTAACGAAAAATTAGGTCTTCCTCACTCTATACACATCCACCCTAATGATTTAGGTCACCCAGGAAATGTACCAACTACTATTTCAACTTTAGATTCAGTTAAAGATATTGCTAAATCTACTAACAAAGCTGCTTCTCTAAGAGATCAAACTATTCACTGTACTCACTTACAGTTCCACTCTTACACTGGAAACAGTTGGAAAGATGCAGCATCTGGTGCTGAAGAAGTTGCTGACTTTATTAATAAAAATAAGTATGTAACTTGTGATGTAGGTCAAGTAACTTTCGATGAAACCACTACTATGACTGCAGATGCTCCTATGGAATATGACTTATTTAAGATCTCTGGATTGAAATGGGCTAACAAAGACATTGAATGTGAAACCGCTGCTGGTATCATTCCATGTATTTACTCTCCTAAAACTCCAGTAAGTACTTTACAATGGGCTATTGGTCTTGAATTGTTCTTAAACATTGAAAACCCATGGCAAGTATGTTTAACTACTGACCACCCTAATGCAGGGCCATTCATCAGATATCCTAAGATTATCTCTTGGTTAATGAGTGCTCCTAAGAGAATGGAAATGATTGACAATGGTGAAGTACACAAATGGGCATCTAAAAGAACTGGTCTCGCTGGTCTTGAAAGAGAATATGACTTCTATGACGTAGCTACTATCTCTAGAGCAGCTCCTGCAAGAATCCATGGATTCACTGACAGAGGTGCACTTACCCCTGGTTACAATGCAGATATTGCTGTATATGACATCAACCCTAATGACTTTGATCCATCTAGAAATCCTGAAGCTGTTGAATCTGCATTTAGTAATGCTTACTACACTATTAAAGATGGTCAAATTGTTGTTAAAGATGGAAACGTTGTATCTACTAAACAAAGTCACACCATCTGGACTAATGTCATAGGATATGAAGAAGAAGAGAAACAAATTATCGACAGTATAATGCCTTTCTTTACTCAATATTATTCTGTAAAATGGGAAAACTATCAAGTACACGATCACTATGTACCAAACCCAACTAGAGTGGATGTAGAAGCTAAATAA
- a CDS encoding formylmethanofuran dehydrogenase subunit B → MTYEPPVTDYDHIVENCTCAFCGCNCDDLDFLVKDGHVVAVRHACRLGASKVMEDMDQRLLVPMVRNEEGVLEEVDWDTALDTAAKYIAESVRPVFYGWSETSTECMKEGVELGEYIGAVLDNQATICHGPSLQAMQNAGYPIQTLGEVKNRADVVAYSGSNAMNSHPRHIARYAAFPRGYFRQRGRFDRTVITMDPKFSDTAKMSDKWIGFEQNGDYGFYNALRAVLKGKKLQSESVSGIPAEDIYELAEEMEAAEFGVLFFGLGLTHTLGKQRNIDIAIKLVQDLNSNSKWGLTPMRGHFNVNGFNIFMAYETGWAFGVDFCRGYGRYMMGETNTIDLLVRKEPDCFMVIAADPGAHFPNRANQHLADIPVIQIDIHWGPSTELADVVLPGSFISVECGGTSYRMDGVPIWMKKAIDKPETCRDDEWIVRELKERVMKLREEPNVADEYVPNEGLACLLDK, encoded by the coding sequence ATGACATATGAACCACCTGTAACTGATTACGATCACATTGTAGAAAATTGTACTTGTGCATTTTGTGGATGTAACTGTGATGACTTAGATTTCTTAGTAAAAGATGGTCATGTAGTTGCTGTAAGACATGCATGCAGATTAGGTGCAAGTAAAGTAATGGAAGATATGGATCAAAGATTACTTGTACCGATGGTAAGAAATGAAGAAGGAGTTCTTGAAGAAGTAGACTGGGATACTGCTCTTGATACTGCAGCAAAATACATTGCTGAATCTGTAAGACCTGTATTCTATGGTTGGTCTGAAACTTCTACTGAATGTATGAAAGAAGGTGTAGAATTAGGTGAATATATTGGAGCTGTTTTAGATAACCAAGCTACTATCTGTCACGGTCCAAGTTTACAAGCTATGCAAAACGCAGGTTATCCTATCCAAACTTTAGGAGAAGTTAAAAACAGAGCTGATGTTGTTGCATACTCTGGCAGTAATGCTATGAACTCTCACCCAAGACACATAGCAAGATATGCAGCATTCCCTCGTGGATACTTCAGACAAAGAGGTAGATTCGATAGAACTGTTATTACTATGGATCCAAAATTCTCAGATACTGCTAAAATGTCTGATAAATGGATTGGATTTGAACAAAACGGAGATTATGGTTTCTACAATGCTTTAAGAGCTGTATTAAAAGGTAAAAAATTACAATCAGAATCTGTTTCTGGAATTCCAGCTGAAGATATTTATGAATTAGCTGAAGAAATGGAAGCTGCTGAATTTGGTGTTCTCTTCTTCGGTTTAGGTTTAACTCACACCTTAGGTAAACAAAGAAACATTGATATTGCAATTAAATTAGTACAAGACTTAAATTCTAACAGTAAATGGGGACTTACTCCAATGAGAGGTCACTTTAACGTAAACGGTTTCAATATCTTTATGGCTTATGAAACTGGTTGGGCATTCGGTGTAGACTTCTGTAGAGGATATGGAAGATATATGATGGGTGAAACCAATACTATTGACTTACTTGTAAGAAAAGAACCTGACTGTTTCATGGTAATTGCTGCTGACCCCGGTGCTCACTTCCCTAACAGAGCAAACCAACACTTAGCAGATATTCCAGTTATTCAAATCGATATTCACTGGGGACCTTCTACTGAACTTGCTGATGTAGTACTTCCTGGATCTTTCATTTCTGTAGAATGTGGAGGTACCAGTTACCGTATGGATGGTGTTCCTATTTGGATGAAAAAAGCTATCGATAAACCTGAAACCTGTCGTGATGACGAATGGATTGTACGTGAATTAAAAGAAAGAGTAATGAAACTCAGAGAAGAACCTAACGTAGCAGATGAATACGTTCCTAATGAAGGTCTCGCATGTCTCTTAGATAAGTAA
- a CDS encoding molybdopterin dinucleotide binding domain-containing protein encodes MHYANTYLEKPVVGDLENVAQEGTTKVLKCMLNTGSDIYQGACKKRGSTLKEEYKNVSGTCYMDPRDMVKLGVKNWDTVLVKTDYGEVVLSAAKSRDAPHEGTIFVCKGPWANTIVSHETYCCSDPTYKGIHATVEKTDRKVLLMADLMRWVYKKYVDEDDDGVVENMDSLGERPVYNGRKWEELIDHDI; translated from the coding sequence GTGCATTATGCAAATACTTATTTAGAAAAACCAGTAGTTGGAGATTTAGAAAATGTAGCTCAAGAAGGTACTACTAAAGTACTTAAATGTATGTTAAACACTGGTTCTGACATATATCAAGGAGCTTGTAAGAAAAGAGGTTCTACCTTAAAAGAAGAATATAAAAATGTTTCTGGTACTTGTTATATGGATCCTCGTGACATGGTAAAATTAGGTGTAAAAAATTGGGATACTGTTCTTGTAAAAACTGACTATGGTGAAGTTGTTTTAAGTGCAGCAAAATCCAGAGATGCTCCTCATGAAGGTACTATTTTTGTATGTAAAGGTCCATGGGCTAACACTATTGTAAGTCATGAAACTTACTGCTGTTCAGACCCTACTTACAAAGGTATTCATGCTACCGTTGAAAAAACTGACAGAAAAGTTTTATTGATGGCAGATTTAATGAGATGGGTATACAAAAAATATGTTGATGAAGATGATGATGGTGTTGTTGAAAACATGGATTCATTAGGTGAAAGGCCAGTTTATAACGGACGTAAATGGGAGGAGTTGATTGATCATGACATATGA
- a CDS encoding 4Fe-4S binding protein, with translation MELKVDQDKCLGCGVCVIACPVNASISPENAGGHGSKTTETIMMVENGFIKLFSVDKCDKCGTCQMFCPTEAIWLE, from the coding sequence ATGGAACTTAAAGTAGATCAAGATAAATGTTTAGGTTGTGGAGTATGTGTTATTGCATGTCCTGTAAACGCTTCTATCAGTCCAGAAAATGCTGGTGGACACGGTTCCAAAACAACAGAAACTATTATGATGGTTGAAAATGGATTTATTAAATTATTCAGTGTGGACAAATGTGATAAATGTGGTACTTGCCAAATGTTCTGTCCTACTGAAGCTATATGGTTAGAATAG
- the fwdF gene encoding tungsten-dependent formylmethanofuran dehydrogenase subunit FwdF: protein MTKNVKEVEGNNFSIKRSADEDRILSFKDHVCIGCGLCEATCPVEAIAIDGVAPIERKYLDTYFSGHEKIAQNYALFSNDNEGKAKLTIAEDKCVLCGMCSGVCPAGALNLDIGGLSIKENKAYPSLISSAEIDEDKCLFCKKCEEACPRESITINRTLPNRADLVTGEIDVDEDECIYCGACAELCPAEAIVVDKTIGEESIVIDKEKCVYCLVCKKACPVNAIKAVCRSCSYGEYDLDPAKAAITGNAIIDSESCIKCGWCEGVCPADAASVKQAFKGTLEVDVEKCGTCGACIDVCPCNVLSFPKATGPGDRGTQLVKEEDYCIHCGACAKVCPNGALTVTRTDIDYTPTSSKSWIAAFEALKN, encoded by the coding sequence ATGACCAAAAACGTTAAAGAAGTTGAAGGTAATAACTTCAGCATAAAAAGATCAGCAGATGAAGACAGAATTTTGTCATTTAAAGATCACGTTTGTATTGGTTGTGGACTTTGTGAAGCAACTTGTCCAGTAGAAGCTATTGCAATTGATGGAGTAGCTCCTATTGAACGTAAATACTTAGACACTTACTTCAGTGGTCATGAAAAGATTGCTCAAAATTATGCTCTTTTCAGTAATGACAATGAAGGAAAAGCAAAATTAACTATTGCTGAAGATAAATGTGTTCTCTGTGGTATGTGTAGTGGAGTATGTCCAGCAGGTGCATTAAACCTTGATATTGGTGGCCTATCCATTAAAGAAAATAAGGCTTATCCAAGTCTTATCTCTTCAGCAGAAATTGATGAAGACAAATGTTTATTCTGTAAAAAATGTGAAGAAGCTTGTCCAAGAGAATCCATTACTATTAACAGAACTTTACCAAATAGAGCTGACTTAGTAACTGGTGAAATTGACGTAGATGAAGATGAATGTATTTACTGTGGTGCTTGTGCAGAACTATGTCCTGCAGAAGCTATTGTAGTAGACAAAACCATTGGTGAAGAAAGCATTGTTATTGATAAAGAAAAATGTGTATACTGTCTTGTATGTAAAAAAGCATGTCCTGTTAATGCTATTAAAGCAGTATGCAGATCTTGTTCCTATGGTGAGTATGACCTTGACCCAGCTAAAGCAGCTATTACTGGTAATGCAATCATTGATTCTGAAAGCTGTATTAAATGTGGATGGTGTGAAGGAGTCTGTCCTGCAGATGCAGCTAGTGTAAAACAGGCATTTAAAGGTACTCTCGAAGTTGATGTTGAGAAATGTGGTACCTGTGGTGCATGTATAGATGTATGTCCATGTAATGTTTTATCCTTCCCTAAAGCAACTGGTCCTGGAGATAGAGGAACTCAATTAGTTAAAGAGGAAGATTACTGTATCCACTGTGGTGCTTGTGCAAAAGTATGTCCTAATGGGGCTTTAACTGTAACTAGAACTGATATCGATTACACCCCAACTAGTTCTAAATCTTGGATTGCAGCATTTGAAGCTTTAAAAAATTAA
- a CDS encoding helix-turn-helix domain-containing protein, with protein sequence MPKHIVSGIKYLESLELRKRGLSQREISHEIGVDRSTISHYLNGRNISIDSIELAKTILELSPKDFILIAKVLFDDYEEIRQIVTIFNMNHYDCQIDDGCIGCGLCVDLCEMKTINLDSLKAKINPRYCCGCLMCVEDCPTNSIKILEVKNDQKR encoded by the coding sequence ATGCCAAAGCATATTGTATCTGGAATAAAATATTTAGAAAGTCTTGAGTTAAGAAAGAGAGGTCTATCTCAAAGAGAAATTTCTCATGAAATCGGTGTAGATAGATCAACTATTTCTCATTACTTAAATGGTAGAAACATATCAATTGATTCTATCGAACTTGCTAAAACTATTTTAGAATTAAGTCCTAAAGATTTTATATTAATTGCAAAGGTTCTATTTGATGATTATGAGGAAATTCGTCAAATTGTAACTATTTTTAATATGAATCATTATGATTGCCAGATTGATGATGGATGTATTGGTTGTGGATTGTGTGTAGATTTGTGTGAAATGAAAACTATTAATTTAGATTCATTAAAAGCAAAAATAAACCCCCGTTATTGTTGTGGCTGTCTTATGTGTGTTGAAGACTGTCCAACAAATTCTATTAAAATTTTGGAGGTAAAAAATGACCAAAAACGTTAA
- the moaA gene encoding GTP 3',8-cyclase MoaA: protein MKDKVRDDYERPVISLRISVTNRCNVNCIYCHHDGMLDSSSEMTPDEIYEICRIAKKLGVEKIRLSGGEPLVRGDIVEIVEKVNSLDFKDISITTNGIFLEKYAQDLVDAGLDRVNVSLDTLNPDTYKRIVGKSLLEKVKSGIIKSCEVGMYPVKVNMVVMNNINNDEIMDMFEFTKEHGVILQLIEIIESESCDDNDFNLKYHYKLDEFEKYLAEIADEIKVREFMQDRKKYFIDGGEIEVVHPVDNTNFCKNCTRLRITPEGKIKPCLLRNDNLVDLLGYIRDAASDEDLIDIFLKGIHNREPYYKEDN from the coding sequence ATGAAAGATAAAGTAAGAGACGATTATGAAAGACCTGTCATTTCACTTAGAATCTCTGTAACTAATCGTTGTAATGTAAATTGTATTTATTGCCACCATGATGGAATGTTAGATTCATCTTCTGAAATGACTCCTGATGAAATTTATGAAATTTGTAGGATTGCTAAAAAATTAGGTGTTGAGAAAATACGTTTGTCTGGTGGGGAACCATTAGTCAGAGGAGATATTGTAGAAATTGTTGAGAAGGTTAATTCACTTGACTTTAAAGATATTTCAATTACTACTAATGGAATTTTCTTAGAGAAATATGCACAAGACCTTGTCGATGCAGGATTAGACAGAGTTAATGTAAGCTTAGATACACTTAACCCTGATACCTATAAAAGGATTGTAGGGAAATCTCTTTTAGAGAAAGTAAAGTCTGGAATTATCAAATCCTGTGAAGTTGGCATGTATCCAGTTAAGGTAAATATGGTAGTTATGAATAATATCAATAATGATGAGATTATGGACATGTTTGAATTTACTAAAGAACATGGTGTAATTCTACAACTAATTGAAATTATTGAATCTGAAAGTTGTGATGATAATGATTTCAACTTGAAGTATCACTATAAGCTTGATGAGTTTGAAAAGTATCTTGCAGAGATTGCTGATGAGATAAAGGTAAGGGAATTTATGCAGGATCGTAAGAAATATTTTATCGATGGTGGAGAAATAGAAGTTGTTCACCCTGTAGACAATACTAATTTTTGTAAAAATTGTACAAGATTAAGAATCACTCCTGAAGGTAAAATAAAGCCATGTTTACTTAGAAATGATAATCTTGTAGATCTTCTGGGATATATTAGAGATGCTGCCTCAGATGAGGATCTTATAGATATCTTCTTAAAAGGTATTCATAATAGAGAACCCTATTATAAAGAGGATAATTAA
- the mobB gene encoding molybdopterin-guanine dinucleotide biosynthesis protein B has translation MRIISIVGLKNTGKTSLTSKIIKELTNRDFKVASIKHSHHQMEMDHEGTDTYKQMESGSDFVVGVGGRTYFNINERLDLERILFLIKLIENPDFVVIEGFKSYPYAKIATCEEAEDEYTISTVNSFEITDDELLDLVDLIEKRSYDILETLFVDECGYNDAKIIGQAFANGKLDYNPETQAELNLAIDGINIGLNKFVSNYIKQVILGIINPLKTDEYGVKDYNNIDITIKNKKD, from the coding sequence ATGAGAATTATTTCAATTGTAGGTTTAAAAAATACTGGAAAAACTTCACTTACAAGTAAAATTATTAAAGAATTAACTAATAGAGATTTTAAAGTTGCAAGTATAAAACATTCTCACCATCAAATGGAAATGGATCATGAGGGTACTGACACTTATAAACAAATGGAATCTGGTTCTGATTTTGTTGTAGGTGTTGGTGGAAGAACTTATTTTAATATTAATGAAAGACTTGATTTAGAAAGAATTTTATTCTTAATTAAATTAATTGAAAATCCAGATTTTGTGGTTATAGAAGGATTCAAATCTTATCCTTATGCAAAAATAGCTACTTGTGAGGAAGCTGAAGATGAATATACAATATCTACTGTAAATTCATTTGAAATCACTGATGATGAGCTTCTTGATTTAGTTGATTTAATAGAAAAAAGATCATATGATATTTTAGAAACATTATTTGTTGATGAATGTGGTTATAATGATGCAAAGATTATAGGCCAAGCTTTTGCAAATGGAAAATTAGATTACAATCCAGAAACTCAAGCAGAACTTAATTTAGCTATTGATGGTATAAATATAGGATTAAATAAATTTGTAAGTAATTATATTAAACAAGTTATTTTAGGTATTATAAACCCTTTAAAAACAGATGAATATGGGGTAAAAGATTATAATAATATTGATATAACTATAAAAAATAAAAAAGATTAA
- a CDS encoding Coenzyme F420 hydrogenase/dehydrogenase, beta subunit C-terminal domain encodes MAVNVNDMFYAYSANDAIKEKGEYGGAVTTIMKYLLEEGIVDAVVAVEESWDLYDAKPILITDPKDIIKSAGSLHCGTLNLAKFVSKYLDGARDMKIAVTVKPCDAMTLKELMRKRKVIEENVIMIGVNCGGTMPPIPTMKMIRDVYELDPKDVIKEEISKGKLIMETADGEKAIKIDDLEEDGMGRRENCQRCTMNIPTNADLALGNWGVIGPLTGKATFVEVCSEKGADILEKVIDAGLIATEAPIEKGVEIRANIDNIMVNQAMKQREKDFAGTSGDILDVFAEYKEEFSKCMKCYGCRESCPLCYCDDCCLETEGPEWVPGGYTPAAPFFHLTRMVHMVDACTNCGQCSEVCPSEIPVAKVWATVNQKVRDIFGYYSGVDNDEPLPFTEFGPKSYRQY; translated from the coding sequence ATGGCTGTAAATGTAAATGATATGTTTTATGCATACTCTGCTAATGATGCAATTAAAGAAAAAGGAGAATATGGTGGAGCAGTAACTACCATTATGAAATACCTCTTAGAAGAAGGTATTGTCGATGCAGTTGTTGCTGTAGAAGAATCCTGGGATTTATACGATGCAAAACCTATTCTTATAACTGATCCTAAAGATATTATTAAATCTGCAGGATCCCTTCACTGTGGTACTTTAAACTTAGCAAAATTCGTATCTAAATACTTAGACGGTGCAAGAGATATGAAAATTGCAGTTACTGTAAAACCATGTGACGCAATGACCTTAAAAGAGTTAATGAGGAAAAGAAAAGTTATTGAAGAAAACGTAATCATGATTGGTGTAAACTGTGGAGGAACTATGCCTCCTATACCAACTATGAAAATGATTAGAGATGTTTACGAATTAGACCCTAAAGATGTCATCAAAGAAGAAATTTCCAAAGGAAAACTCATCATGGAAACTGCTGACGGTGAAAAAGCAATCAAAATCGATGACCTTGAAGAAGATGGTATGGGTAGAAGAGAAAACTGTCAAAGATGTACCATGAACATCCCTACTAATGCTGATTTAGCATTAGGTAACTGGGGAGTAATTGGTCCACTTACTGGAAAAGCAACTTTTGTAGAAGTATGTTCTGAAAAAGGTGCAGACATCTTAGAAAAAGTAATTGATGCTGGTTTAATTGCAACTGAAGCACCAATTGAAAAAGGTGTAGAAATTCGTGCCAACATCGACAACATCATGGTAAATCAAGCAATGAAACAAAGAGAAAAAGACTTCGCTGGAACTTCTGGAGATATCTTAGATGTATTTGCAGAATACAAAGAAGAATTTTCTAAATGTATGAAATGTTATGGATGTCGTGAATCATGTCCTCTCTGTTACTGTGATGATTGTTGTCTTGAAACTGAAGGTCCTGAATGGGTACCTGGCGGATACACTCCTGCAGCTCCATTCTTCCACTTAACTCGTATGGTACATATGGTAGATGCATGTACTAACTGTGGTCAATGTTCTGAAGTATGTCCTTCTGAAATCCCAGTTGCTAAAGTATGGGCTACTGTAAACCAAAAAGTAAGAGACATTTTCGGATACTACAGTGGTGTAGACAACGACGAACCATTACCATTCACTGAATTTGGTCCAAAATCTTACAGACAGTACTAA